The following are from one region of the Siniperca chuatsi isolate FFG_IHB_CAS linkage group LG13, ASM2008510v1, whole genome shotgun sequence genome:
- the znf622 gene encoding zinc finger protein 622, with amino-acid sequence MSSYTCISCRVAFAEGEVQRAHYKTDWHRYNLKRKVADMPPVTAENFQERVLAQRAAAEQQLNDAESCTVCNKKFSSANAYQNHLQSHKHQQAEKQALLVAQRKVEKMNEKNLEKGLGDEKVDHDARNEALQQALKEQQKSSPANQGKGQTSQGVTRQRTEKLEKPPRMMWLEEQAKRREREEGATAPEEEWEDVGEEEEDDDDEMEEDEDEEVTMDQEEGDPAALSDPQPAALPGSIPVTDCLFCSHHSKSLMKNVAHMTKVHGFFIPDVEFLVNLKGLICYLGEKVGAGNVCLWCNEKGRSFYSAEAVQSHMTDKSHCKLFTDGDAALEFADFYDFRSSYPDRKEGGDAEMDEEELPDDKNLEYDDETLELTLPSGAKIGHRSLMRYYKQRFGAPRAVALTHNKNAVGRVLRQYKALGWGGDGGNSLYQKQRDMQYVQMMKSKWMLKMGMSHNATKQKHFRVQVMF; translated from the exons ATGTCCTCCTACACCTGCATCAGCTGCAGAGTGGCTTTCGCAGAGGGAGAGGTGCAGCGAGCGCACTACAAAACCGACTGGCACCGCTACAATCTGAAGCGCAAGGTGGCAGACATGCCACCGGTCACCGCTGAAAACTTTCAGGAGCGTGTCCTGGCACAGCGGGCGGCCGCAGAACAGCAGCTGAATGACGCTGAGAGCTGCACCGTCTGCAACAAGAAGTTCTCCAGCGCCAACGCCTACCAGAACCACCTGCAGTCCCACAAACACCAGCAGGCGGAGAAGCAGGCCCTGCTTGTCGCCCAGAGGAAAGTGGAGAAGATGAACGAGAAGAACCTGGAGAAAGGACTTGGTGATGAGAAGGTGGATCACGATGCCAGAAACGAGGCCCTGCAGCAGGCCCTGAAAGAGCAGCAAAAGTCGAGCCCAGCCAACCAGGGGAAGGGCCAGACATCACAAGGAGTGACAAGGCAGAGGACGGAGAAGCTGGAGAAACCTCCCAGGATGATGTGGCTGGAGGAGCAAGCCAAGAGACgcgagagagaagagggagccACAGCCCCTGAAG AAGAGTGGGAGGACGTgggcgaggaggaggaagatgatgatgatgagatggaggaggatgaagatgaagaggtGACGATGGATCAAGAGGAAGGAGACCCTGCGGCTCTGTCTGACCCCCAACCCGCTGCTCTGCCGGGCTCCATCCCCGTCACCGACTGCCTGTTCTGCTCCCACCACTCCAAGTCGCTCATGAAGAACGTCGCCCACATGACCAAAGTCCACGGCTTCTTCATCCCCGATGTGGAGTTCCTTGTCAATCTCAAGGGCCTCATCTGCTACCTCG GAGAGAAAGTCGGTGCCGGTAACGTGTGTTTATGGTGTAATGAGAAGGGCCGTTCGTTCTACTCGGCAGAAGCAGtacagagtcacatgacagACAAAAGCCATTGTAAACTCTTCACAGACGGCGACGCTGCCCTGGAGTTTGCAGACTTCTACGACTTCAG GAGCAGCTACCCAgacaggaaggagggaggggatgCTGAAATGGACGAAGAAGAGCTGCCTGATGATAAGAACCTGGAGTACGATGACGAAACGCTGGAGCTGACTCTCCCTTCAG gTGCTAAGATCGGCCACCGCTCCCTCATGAGGTACTACAAACAGCGGTTCGGAGCTCCGAGGGCGGTGGCACTGACCCACAATAAGAACGCTGTTGGCAGAGTCCTCCGGCAGTACAAAGCTCTGGGCTGGGGAGGAGATGGAG gCAACAGCTTGTatcagaaacagagagacatgcAGTACGTGCAGATGATGAAGTCAAAATGGATGCTGAAGATGGGCATGAGCCACAACGCCACCAAGCAGAAGCACTTTAGAGTCCAAGTCATGTTCTAA